One genomic window of Halobellus limi includes the following:
- a CDS encoding presenilin family intramembrane aspartyl protease PSH, translated as MRRRVAAGVGFAALLFLLVQLGALALVPTFYESGYQTVEDPSDPTNSLVYIVAILVATAAMLAAFKFDLDWVVRAFVVLAAASISWYVFSVLLPPLAAVGASIALAALLVIHPEWYVIDAAGVVMGAGAAGLFGISFGLLPAILLLSVLAVYDAISVYGTEHMLELASGVMDLKLPVVLVVPTTLSYSLRDTDAAETVADAGGDAAGDDEIESGADVVDADEVEADSDAERDDDRSADVGGDADADVDSDADEDAGDVRDAFFIGLGDAVMPTVMIASAAFFLPASLTPSLGVAWLPALTLPALTAMLGTFAGLFVLLWMVLKGRAHAGLPLLNGGAIGGYLLGALASGVPILTALGL; from the coding sequence ATGCGAAGACGCGTCGCCGCCGGCGTCGGGTTCGCCGCCCTGTTGTTCCTCCTCGTCCAACTCGGCGCGCTGGCGCTCGTCCCGACGTTCTACGAGTCGGGCTATCAGACCGTCGAAGACCCCTCAGATCCCACGAACAGTCTCGTCTATATCGTCGCGATCCTCGTCGCGACGGCGGCGATGCTCGCGGCGTTCAAGTTCGACCTCGACTGGGTCGTCCGGGCGTTCGTCGTCCTCGCGGCCGCCTCGATCTCGTGGTACGTCTTCTCGGTCCTGCTCCCGCCGCTGGCGGCCGTCGGAGCCTCGATCGCCCTCGCGGCGCTGCTCGTGATCCACCCCGAGTGGTACGTCATCGACGCCGCGGGCGTCGTGATGGGCGCGGGGGCCGCCGGACTGTTCGGGATCAGCTTCGGGCTCCTTCCGGCCATTCTGCTGCTCTCCGTTTTGGCCGTCTACGACGCGATCAGCGTCTACGGCACCGAACACATGCTCGAGTTGGCCTCGGGGGTGATGGACCTGAAGCTCCCCGTGGTGCTCGTCGTGCCCACGACGCTGTCGTACTCGCTGCGGGACACCGACGCCGCCGAGACGGTGGCCGACGCGGGCGGCGACGCCGCGGGCGATGACGAGATCGAGTCCGGCGCTGACGTCGTGGACGCTGACGAGGTCGAGGCCGACAGCGACGCCGAGAGAGACGACGACCGCAGCGCGGACGTCGGCGGCGATGCGGACGCCGACGTCGACAGCGACGCCGACGAGGACGCCGGCGACGTCCGCGACGCGTTCTTCATCGGCCTCGGCGACGCCGTGATGCCGACGGTGATGATCGCCAGCGCGGCCTTCTTCCTCCCGGCGTCGCTGACGCCCTCGCTCGGAGTCGCGTGGCTCCCGGCGCTGACGCTCCCGGCGCTGACGGCGATGCTCGGGACGTTCGCCGGACTGTTCGTCCTTCTGTGGATGGTTCTGAAGGGGCGCGCCCACGCCGGCCTCCCGCTCCTGAACGGCGGCGCGATCGGCGGTTACTTGCTCGGCGCGCTCGCGAGCGGCGTCCCGATCCTCACCGCGCTCGGGCTCTGA
- a CDS encoding H/ACA ribonucleoprotein complex subunit GAR1, which produces MQRLGTVSRTAQNLLIVRCDDADRPDIGAQAVDESLSTVGRVVDVFGPVSRPYVAVTPAGDVRPASLVGQRLYAR; this is translated from the coding sequence ATGCAGCGCCTCGGAACCGTCTCGCGGACGGCGCAGAACCTGCTCATCGTCCGCTGCGACGACGCCGACCGCCCCGACATCGGCGCGCAGGCCGTCGACGAGTCCCTGTCGACTGTCGGCCGCGTCGTCGACGTCTTCGGCCCGGTTTCGCGCCCCTACGTGGCCGTCACGCCCGCGGGCGACGTTCGGCCGGCGTCGCTCGTCGGACAGCGGCTGTACGCGCGCTGA
- the srp19 gene encoding signal recognition particle subunit SRP19, with translation MAVENVIWPRYLDASVSREDGRRVPLDDAVEEPTVDEIAQAVQQIGYDAVIERDVTHPQEWDARGRVLVKGAEDSTKNDLVQAVAAYVGILRD, from the coding sequence ATGGCTGTCGAGAACGTCATCTGGCCGCGCTACCTCGACGCGTCCGTCTCCCGCGAGGACGGCCGTCGGGTCCCGCTCGACGACGCCGTCGAGGAGCCGACGGTCGACGAGATCGCGCAGGCCGTCCAGCAGATCGGCTACGACGCCGTGATCGAACGCGACGTGACGCACCCGCAGGAGTGGGACGCCCGCGGCCGCGTGCTCGTGAAGGGTGCCGAGGATTCGACGAAGAACGACCTCGTGCAGGCGGTCGCCGCCTACGTCGGGATCCTCCGGGACTGA
- a CDS encoding M24 family metallopeptidase produces MDPDLSPLDEYLDEGGLDGYLVDADSSESTQRYLSGFDAPDPFVTLYTPETTALLVSALEYGRANRQSRADDVSRLADYDYRSLAGEHGPRAAKARVVAAWLDDRGVDSVATPERFPLGPADRLRERGVSVAPETEDVVTEVRARKTDEEIEHVRAAQRANEAAMDAAADLLREAEVVEAGGAKGGAGNERDGAGESDAGDRALAVDGDVLTSERVREEIEVTLLRHGCALDETIVACGSDAADPHDRGSGPLRPDEPIIVDIFPRSKETKYHADMTRTFVKGEPTDTIREWFDLTHEALVAAVDAIEPGVTGAAVHDIVCDVYEDAGLPTLRSDPKSETGFIHSTGHGVGLDVHELPRLSPDGDELQPGHVVTVEPGLYDPEVGGVRIEDLVVVTEDGSENLTNQPIELQI; encoded by the coding sequence ATGGACCCGGATCTCTCGCCGCTCGACGAGTACCTCGACGAGGGGGGCCTGGACGGCTACCTCGTCGACGCCGACAGCTCTGAGTCGACCCAGCGGTACCTCTCGGGCTTCGACGCGCCGGACCCGTTCGTGACGCTCTACACGCCCGAGACGACCGCGCTTCTGGTTTCCGCGCTGGAGTACGGCCGCGCGAACAGACAGAGCCGCGCGGACGACGTGTCGCGGCTGGCCGACTACGACTACCGGTCGCTGGCCGGCGAACACGGACCCAGGGCGGCGAAGGCCCGCGTCGTCGCGGCGTGGCTCGACGACCGCGGCGTCGACAGCGTGGCGACGCCGGAGCGCTTCCCGCTCGGCCCCGCGGACCGGCTCCGCGAGCGGGGCGTCTCCGTCGCGCCCGAAACCGAGGACGTCGTGACCGAGGTGCGCGCGCGGAAGACCGACGAAGAGATCGAGCACGTCCGCGCGGCTCAGCGCGCCAACGAGGCGGCGATGGACGCCGCCGCCGACCTGCTTCGGGAGGCGGAGGTCGTCGAAGCGGGCGGGGCGAAGGGAGGCGCCGGGAACGAGCGGGACGGAGCAGGGGAGAGCGATGCCGGAGACCGGGCGCTCGCGGTCGACGGAGACGTCCTTACCAGCGAGCGCGTCCGCGAGGAGATCGAGGTCACGCTGCTCCGCCACGGCTGTGCGCTCGACGAGACGATCGTCGCCTGCGGTTCGGACGCCGCCGACCCACACGACCGCGGGAGCGGTCCGCTCCGGCCCGACGAGCCGATCATCGTCGACATCTTCCCGCGCTCGAAGGAGACGAAGTACCACGCGGATATGACGCGGACCTTCGTGAAGGGCGAGCCGACGGACACGATCCGCGAGTGGTTCGATCTGACCCACGAGGCGCTCGTCGCCGCCGTCGACGCCATCGAACCGGGCGTGACCGGCGCGGCGGTCCACGATATCGTCTGTGATGTCTACGAGGACGCCGGCCTTCCGACCCTCCGCTCGGATCCGAAGAGCGAGACCGGATTCATCCACTCGACGGGCCACGGGGTCGGACTCGACGTCCACGAACTGCCGCGGCTGTCTCCCGACGGCGACGAGCTGCAGCCGGGCCACGTCGTCACGGTCGAGCCGGGGCTGTACGATCCCGAGGTCGGCGGCGTGCGCATCGAGGACCTGGTGGTCGTCACCGAGGACGGCTCGGAGAACCTGACGAACCAGCCGATAGAACTGCAGATCTGA
- a CDS encoding prephenate dehydrogenase/arogenate dehydrogenase family protein: MEVLVVGAGAMGRWAGETLETEFSVAFADRDPDAASAAADAVGGRAVALETTSTFDAVCIAVPITAARDAIEAHADRASRAMLDVTGVMADPVAAMREHLPDRERVSLHPLFAPENAPGNVAAVVDAPGPVTDAALDAIDDAGNRVFETNPEEHDSAMETVQAGAHTAILAYALAAEDVREEFATPVSRALSDLVGTVTEGTPRVYREIQESFEGADAVAAAASRIAEADGEAFDRLYEEARDRRRRRLEGADTDDVSGDGDATARGDRQ; the protein is encoded by the coding sequence ATGGAGGTACTCGTCGTCGGGGCCGGCGCGATGGGTCGCTGGGCCGGCGAAACGCTCGAAACGGAGTTCAGCGTCGCGTTCGCCGATCGGGACCCGGACGCCGCGAGCGCCGCCGCCGACGCCGTGGGCGGGCGTGCGGTCGCGCTCGAAACGACGTCGACGTTCGACGCGGTCTGCATCGCCGTGCCGATCACCGCCGCGCGCGACGCCATCGAAGCGCACGCCGACCGTGCCTCGCGCGCGATGCTCGACGTCACCGGCGTGATGGCCGATCCGGTGGCTGCGATGCGGGAGCACCTGCCCGACCGAGAACGGGTGAGCCTGCACCCGCTTTTCGCCCCGGAGAACGCGCCCGGAAACGTCGCGGCCGTGGTCGACGCTCCGGGTCCGGTGACTGACGCGGCGCTCGACGCCATCGACGACGCCGGAAACCGCGTCTTCGAGACGAACCCCGAGGAGCACGATTCGGCGATGGAGACGGTTCAGGCGGGGGCTCACACCGCGATCCTCGCGTACGCGCTGGCCGCCGAGGACGTGCGCGAGGAGTTCGCGACGCCCGTCTCGCGCGCGCTCTCGGACCTCGTCGGAACCGTGACCGAGGGGACGCCGCGCGTCTACCGCGAGATCCAGGAGTCCTTCGAGGGGGCCGACGCGGTCGCGGCCGCCGCGTCCCGGATCGCCGAGGCGGACGGCGAGGCGTTCGATCGACTGTACGAGGAGGCGAGAGACAGGCGGCGTCGCCGCCTCGAAGGTGCGGACACCGACGACGTGTCGGGAGACGGCGACGCGACAGCGCGGGGCGACAGGCAGTGA
- a CDS encoding small ribosomal subunit Rsm22 family protein — protein sequence MIDRDAVRSNAKYLRNVRPVDPEEIHEYVEGTPHPAVVRETLREEAYDLRLREREDGTFVPVSDDPAPRPGWTPDTFPDTYAFAVEDLLVERYGANWHRGESGDRLRGVIRRLKEDYYRGNPVEYDETAALGYAIYHLPDYYAAIGYVLDDLAERDRLPRTLRVLDVGAGAGGPALGLHDYLPEDAVVDYHAVEPSAAADVLDRVLGETGRNFRTTIHRETAEGFDPESVADGEGIDLVVFANVLSELDDPEAVAARYLDAVADDGSFLALAPADRNTSIGLREVERALAPADSAVSVYAPTLRLWPGEAPSDRGWSFDRRSDIEAPAFQRRLDEAGEADDPDGETDESGRTPGDGTFRNETVQFSYFVLRPDGARRTDVRADPDRHAKMAETERHVTNRIDLLAVKLSRDLTDGDDANPLFKIGDGSEAVEHYAVSTVRDSLNEALLLADYGEVVAFENVLCLWNDDEGAYNLVVDGETLVERVA from the coding sequence GTGATCGATCGCGACGCCGTCCGGTCGAACGCGAAGTACCTGCGGAACGTGCGCCCGGTCGACCCCGAGGAGATCCACGAGTACGTCGAGGGGACGCCGCACCCGGCGGTCGTCCGCGAGACGCTCCGGGAGGAGGCGTACGACCTGCGCCTGCGCGAACGCGAGGACGGCACGTTCGTCCCGGTGAGCGACGACCCCGCGCCGCGGCCGGGATGGACCCCCGACACGTTCCCCGACACGTACGCGTTCGCCGTCGAGGACCTGCTCGTCGAACGCTACGGGGCGAACTGGCACCGCGGCGAGAGCGGCGACCGGCTCAGGGGCGTGATCCGTCGGCTCAAGGAGGACTACTACCGGGGGAACCCCGTCGAGTACGACGAGACGGCCGCACTCGGGTACGCGATCTATCACCTCCCCGATTACTACGCCGCGATCGGGTACGTCCTCGACGACCTCGCAGAGCGGGACCGGCTTCCCCGAACGCTCCGCGTGCTCGACGTCGGCGCGGGCGCGGGCGGACCCGCGCTGGGCCTCCACGATTACCTCCCCGAGGACGCCGTCGTCGACTACCACGCCGTGGAACCGTCGGCCGCGGCGGACGTGCTCGACCGAGTGCTGGGCGAGACCGGCCGGAACTTCCGGACGACGATCCACCGCGAGACCGCAGAGGGGTTCGACCCCGAGTCGGTCGCCGACGGCGAGGGAATCGATCTCGTCGTCTTCGCCAACGTGCTGTCCGAGCTCGACGACCCCGAGGCCGTCGCCGCCCGATACCTGGACGCGGTCGCCGACGACGGGTCGTTCCTCGCGCTCGCGCCCGCGGATCGAAACACGAGCATCGGACTCCGGGAGGTCGAGCGCGCGCTCGCGCCCGCAGACTCGGCCGTCTCCGTCTACGCGCCGACGCTCCGGCTGTGGCCCGGCGAGGCGCCCTCGGATCGCGGCTGGTCGTTCGACCGCCGCTCCGACATCGAAGCACCGGCCTTCCAGCGCCGCCTCGACGAGGCGGGCGAGGCGGACGACCCCGACGGAGAGACCGACGAGTCCGGTCGCACGCCCGGCGACGGCACGTTCAGAAACGAGACGGTGCAGTTCTCCTACTTCGTCCTCCGCCCGGACGGCGCGCGCCGGACCGACGTGCGCGCCGACCCGGACCGCCACGCGAAGATGGCCGAGACGGAGCGCCACGTCACGAACCGGATCGACCTCCTCGCCGTCAAACTGAGCCGAGACCTGACCGACGGCGACGACGCGAACCCGCTGTTCAAGATCGGCGACGGGAGCGAGGCGGTCGAACACTACGCCGTCTCGACCGTCCGCGACTCGCTGAACGAGGCGTTGCTCCTCGCGGACTACGGCGAGGTCGTCGCCTTCGAGAACGTGCTCTGTCTGTGGAACGACGACGAGGGCGCCTACAACCTCGTCGTCGACGGCGAGACGCTCGTCGAGCGGGTCGCGTGA
- the surE gene encoding 5'/3'-nucleotidase SurE, with translation MSESLSVLLTNDDGIDAVGFRALYEGISEFADVTAVAPADDQSAVGRQLSADVSVREHELGYSVEGTPADCVVAGLESLCPDVDAVVSGCNKGANLGAYVLGRSGTVSAAVEAAFFDVPAIATSLYVPGGGDTPWHEQATEVEDFREATRATTYLLRHALGAGVFEQAEYLNVNAPLAEDSGDPAPIEITTPSTLYEMTAEHDGNGTVTLHDGIWERMRGDDLPDPAGTDRRAVVEGRVSVSPLTAPHTTERHEALDALAETYLDTV, from the coding sequence ATGAGCGAATCGCTCTCCGTCCTCCTGACGAACGACGACGGGATCGACGCCGTCGGGTTCCGCGCGCTGTACGAGGGGATCTCGGAGTTCGCCGACGTGACCGCCGTCGCGCCCGCGGACGACCAGAGCGCGGTCGGGCGACAACTCTCCGCTGACGTCAGCGTCCGCGAGCACGAACTCGGCTACTCGGTCGAGGGGACCCCCGCCGACTGCGTCGTCGCCGGCCTCGAATCGCTCTGTCCCGACGTCGACGCCGTCGTCTCGGGCTGTAACAAGGGCGCGAACCTCGGCGCGTACGTCCTCGGGCGGTCGGGGACGGTCAGCGCCGCCGTCGAGGCCGCCTTCTTCGACGTGCCGGCGATCGCCACCTCGCTGTACGTCCCCGGCGGCGGCGACACCCCCTGGCACGAGCAGGCGACGGAAGTCGAGGACTTCCGCGAGGCGACCCGGGCGACGACGTATCTGCTCCGGCATGCGCTCGGCGCGGGCGTCTTCGAGCAGGCCGAGTACCTCAACGTCAACGCGCCGCTCGCGGAGGACAGCGGCGATCCCGCGCCGATCGAGATCACGACCCCGTCGACGCTGTACGAGATGACGGCCGAGCACGACGGCAACGGAACGGTCACCCTCCACGACGGGATCTGGGAGCGGATGCGCGGCGACGACCTCCCGGACCCGGCGGGGACGGACCGCCGCGCCGTCGTCGAGGGGCGGGTGTCGGTCTCGCCGCTGACCGCGCCGCACACGACCGAGCGGCACGAGGCGCTCGATGCGCTCGCGGAGACGTACCTGGACACGGTCTAG
- a CDS encoding class I SAM-dependent methyltransferase, whose translation MTAPNEESGTGAESDAGAEGDRDADWDSEAYDGSHAFVYEYGADVLDLLDPQPGERILDLGCGTGHLTERIADAGADVVGIDQSAEMVETARETYPELDFHRADARYFDVHDFDVDDFDAGDSDRSGPFDAVFSNAVLHWIDDQDAVLDSVTDALRPGGRFVAELGGSGNVAAIVDAVRAELDARGYEPPSAPWYFPTVGEHATTLEAHGFEVRYARLFDRPTELDDGEDGMANWLGMFGDRLLGAVPADERPDVVAAVEDRLREDLYDDGVWTADYRRLRFVAVLE comes from the coding sequence ATGACTGCTCCGAACGAGGAGTCGGGGACCGGGGCCGAATCGGATGCGGGAGCCGAAGGCGATCGAGACGCCGACTGGGACTCCGAGGCCTACGACGGCTCGCACGCGTTCGTCTACGAGTACGGCGCCGACGTCCTCGACCTCCTCGACCCGCAACCGGGCGAGCGGATCCTCGACCTCGGCTGCGGCACCGGCCACCTGACCGAGCGCATCGCCGACGCGGGCGCGGACGTCGTCGGCATCGATCAGTCCGCGGAGATGGTCGAGACGGCCCGGGAGACGTATCCGGAACTGGATTTTCACCGGGCCGACGCTCGGTATTTCGACGTCCACGATTTCGATGTCGACGATTTCGACGCCGGCGACTCCGACCGCTCGGGCCCCTTCGACGCCGTGTTCTCGAACGCGGTGTTACACTGGATCGACGACCAGGACGCCGTCCTCGACTCGGTCACCGACGCGCTGCGTCCCGGCGGGCGCTTCGTCGCCGAGTTGGGCGGTTCCGGCAACGTCGCCGCCATCGTCGACGCCGTCCGAGCGGAACTGGACGCGCGCGGTTACGAGCCCCCGTCGGCCCCGTGGTACTTCCCGACGGTCGGCGAGCACGCGACGACGCTGGAGGCTCACGGCTTCGAGGTCCGCTACGCGAGGCTGTTCGATCGGCCGACGGAACTCGACGACGGCGAGGACGGGATGGCCAACTGGCTCGGGATGTTCGGCGATCGGCTCCTGGGGGCGGTGCCGGCGGACGAACGACCGGACGTCGTCGCCGCCGTCGAGGACCGGCTCCGCGAGGATCTGTACGACGACGGCGTCTGGACGGCCGACTACCGTCGGCTCCGATTCGTCGCGGTGCTGGAGTGA
- a CDS encoding HEAT repeat domain-containing protein, whose amino-acid sequence MSDGDDETAADSDAAASEDELDVTPDTLNERLDDVESALEDAATEADLDDVESDLDGIESDLESADLPEPDEDDEDADDPREELESRVSDLRDDLESQRGPYASDVVDDVEAARSKLTDTRWTQQGAGEIVDVVAAFADDVNDTLDADVAVDEDESGEEQEAALVAALDAAISAIEDADLDADEDADTIASLLEATDGLESGLEDAQEWDDLETNEQLMAEGFYDVLGHYKDYPPELSALKQWEKRGRVDMILLAKDSLQSEFMQEHCMDALVRMADPEAFEEMHQLAQRRDKTAIKALGRMGDGAEEAVETLIEYVDADSDPGLQKVTLRALGEIGSTEATQTIADKLEMDNDNVRPYVARALGLIGDTRAVEPLSDTLAEDESDTVRAAAAWALRQIGTEDALETAAEYTDERSYLVQHEADLAAAALGDGDADAEAPTA is encoded by the coding sequence ATGAGCGACGGGGACGACGAGACGGCCGCTGATTCCGACGCGGCGGCGTCCGAAGACGAACTGGACGTGACGCCCGACACCCTGAACGAACGCCTCGACGACGTCGAGTCCGCCCTGGAGGACGCGGCGACCGAGGCCGACCTCGACGACGTCGAGTCCGATCTCGACGGGATCGAGTCGGACCTCGAATCCGCGGATCTGCCGGAACCCGACGAGGACGACGAGGACGCCGACGATCCGCGCGAGGAGCTCGAATCGCGCGTTTCGGACCTCCGCGACGACCTCGAATCCCAGCGGGGCCCCTACGCAAGCGACGTCGTCGACGATGTCGAGGCCGCCAGATCGAAGCTGACGGACACGCGCTGGACCCAGCAGGGCGCCGGGGAGATCGTCGACGTCGTCGCCGCGTTCGCCGACGACGTGAACGACACGCTCGACGCGGACGTCGCGGTCGACGAGGACGAAAGCGGCGAGGAACAGGAAGCGGCGCTCGTCGCCGCGCTCGACGCCGCGATTTCGGCCATCGAGGACGCCGACCTCGACGCCGACGAGGACGCGGACACCATCGCGTCCCTCCTGGAAGCGACAGACGGCCTCGAGTCCGGCCTCGAAGACGCCCAGGAGTGGGACGACCTGGAGACCAACGAGCAGCTGATGGCCGAGGGCTTCTACGACGTCCTCGGGCACTACAAGGACTACCCGCCGGAGCTGTCGGCGCTCAAGCAGTGGGAGAAGCGCGGCCGCGTCGACATGATCCTGCTCGCGAAGGACAGCCTCCAGTCGGAGTTCATGCAGGAGCACTGTATGGACGCCCTCGTGCGGATGGCCGACCCGGAGGCGTTCGAGGAGATGCACCAGCTCGCCCAGCGCCGCGACAAGACGGCGATCAAGGCGCTCGGCCGGATGGGCGACGGCGCGGAGGAGGCGGTCGAGACGCTGATCGAGTACGTCGACGCAGACTCGGACCCCGGCCTCCAGAAGGTTACCCTCCGCGCGCTCGGCGAGATCGGGTCGACGGAGGCGACGCAGACCATCGCGGACAAACTGGAGATGGACAACGACAACGTGCGGCCGTACGTCGCCCGCGCGCTGGGGCTCATCGGCGATACACGCGCCGTCGAGCCGCTCTCGGACACGCTCGCAGAGGACGAAAGCGACACCGTCCGCGCGGCCGCCGCGTGGGCGCTGCGACAGATCGGGACCGAAGACGCCCTCGAAACCGCCGCGGAGTACACCGACGAGCGCTCCTACCTCGTCCAGCACGAGGCCGACCTCGCCGCGGCGGCGCTCGGAGATGGCGACGCCGACGCGGAAGCGCCGACCGCGTAG
- a CDS encoding phospholipase D-like domain-containing protein, which translates to MPPDRRNEDAVSVRAPRPGRAVSPRSHRVGVLGCLLLLASVAALAGVPAVAGVPVTDAAEARGSTVEAAPSTVDAAQSTVDAAQSTVDAAQSTANGSTAAPRIVAAFPDPVAENDVGEYVVVDAAGTENLTLSDGEGTVDVPPAGVVALSASPNATRRLVDVPVVEAGLYLSNAGEELVLRRDDRVVDRLAYDRAAEGERLNATTGRWTPRGLTTRPVVSTGPADATAFVLPDAPDVAIETLASADDRLLLAGYTFSSPRVADVLLAAADRGVRVRVLLEGGPVGGMTTSQREQLDRLVAGGVEVRVIAGPHTRFAFHHPKYAVADDAALVLTENWKPSGTGGRDSRGWGVRVRSARTADELAAVFAHDADGIDAVPWRRHRANASFVEESPATGSYDPRFEPRAVDVDEVRVLTAPGNAGGAVRETVGGAAERIDVLSPRLDPGGAYFAALVDAAERGVRVRILLSNAWYDEESNRAVVERSAELRERGLPIEARIARPGDRFGKVHAKGAVVDGETVLVGSLNWNAHATTENREVVLALDGSESAAYYGEAFAADWKRSTDRKEETGWKTKTTLALGALSGVALAGIALRRAVRFE; encoded by the coding sequence GTGCCACCCGACAGACGAAACGAAGACGCCGTTTCCGTCCGTGCGCCTCGACCGGGGCGCGCCGTCTCTCCTCGGAGCCACCGCGTCGGCGTTCTCGGCTGTCTCCTGCTGCTCGCGAGCGTCGCGGCGCTCGCCGGGGTTCCGGCGGTCGCGGGCGTTCCCGTGACGGATGCCGCCGAAGCGCGCGGTTCGACGGTGGAAGCGGCGCCGTCGACGGTTGATGCGGCGCAGTCGACGGTTGATGCGGCGCAGTCGACGGTTGATGCGGCGCAGTCGACGGCCAACGGCTCCACCGCGGCCCCGCGAATCGTCGCCGCGTTCCCGGACCCCGTCGCCGAGAACGACGTCGGCGAGTACGTCGTCGTCGACGCCGCGGGCACCGAGAACCTCACGCTCTCGGACGGCGAGGGGACAGTCGACGTTCCGCCCGCGGGCGTCGTCGCCCTCTCCGCGAGTCCGAACGCGACCCGACGCCTCGTCGACGTGCCGGTCGTCGAGGCCGGCCTCTACCTCTCGAACGCGGGCGAGGAACTGGTGCTCCGTCGCGACGACCGCGTCGTCGACCGACTCGCGTACGACCGCGCGGCGGAGGGAGAACGGCTGAACGCGACGACCGGTCGGTGGACGCCGCGGGGGCTGACGACGCGTCCGGTCGTCTCGACCGGGCCGGCCGACGCCACCGCGTTCGTGCTCCCCGACGCCCCCGACGTCGCGATCGAGACCCTCGCGAGCGCCGACGATCGGCTCCTGCTCGCGGGCTACACGTTCTCCTCTCCGCGCGTCGCCGACGTTCTCCTCGCCGCCGCGGACCGCGGCGTCCGCGTTCGGGTGCTGCTGGAGGGCGGCCCCGTCGGCGGGATGACGACGTCCCAGCGCGAGCAACTCGACCGCCTCGTCGCGGGCGGCGTCGAGGTCCGCGTGATCGCCGGCCCGCACACCAGATTCGCGTTCCACCATCCCAAGTACGCCGTCGCCGACGACGCGGCGCTCGTGCTGACCGAGAACTGGAAGCCGTCGGGAACCGGCGGTCGCGACAGCCGCGGATGGGGCGTCCGGGTCCGCTCGGCTCGGACCGCCGACGAACTCGCCGCCGTGTTCGCCCACGACGCCGACGGCATCGACGCCGTGCCGTGGCGGCGGCATCGGGCGAACGCGTCGTTCGTCGAGGAGTCGCCGGCGACGGGGTCGTACGACCCCCGGTTCGAGCCGAGGGCGGTCGACGTCGACGAGGTACGGGTGCTGACGGCACCCGGAAACGCCGGCGGCGCGGTTCGAGAGACTGTCGGAGGCGCAGCGGAGCGGATCGACGTGCTCTCCCCGCGGCTCGACCCGGGGGGCGCGTACTTCGCCGCGCTCGTCGACGCCGCGGAGCGGGGCGTTCGGGTCCGGATCCTGCTCTCGAACGCGTGGTACGACGAGGAGTCGAACCGGGCGGTCGTCGAGCGATCGGCCGAACTCCGCGAGCGGGGCCTCCCGATCGAGGCGCGGATCGCCCGGCCGGGAGACCGGTTCGGGAAGGTCCACGCGAAGGGGGCCGTCGTCGACGGGGAGACGGTCCTCGTGGGGAGTCTCAACTGGAACGCGCACGCGACGACGGAGAACCGGGAGGTCGTCCTCGCGCTCGACGGGTCGGAGTCGGCGGCCTACTACGGAGAGGCGTTCGCGGCCGACTGGAAGCGGTCGACCGACCGGAAGGAAGAGACGGGCTGGAAGACGAAGACGACGCTGGCGCTGGGCGCGCTCTCGGGCGTCGCCCTCGCCGGGATCGCGCTCCGACGGGCGGTGAGGTTCGAGTGA